One region of Alosa alosa isolate M-15738 ecotype Scorff River chromosome 1, AALO_Geno_1.1, whole genome shotgun sequence genomic DNA includes:
- the LOC125301761 gene encoding trichohyalin-like → MTLLKQEEWRHYLDCLVDAQLREMERRLQHRVAMVLSHTQQLETEWIYREASQHQTSDPLPLMDQQDKRAVMKRMRKTRGEQPSSQSAKKSHSGQEKQRGRGRERKHRTLPDGKEQGTSQDKAFCGSKKEHSESDWKRWLRQRLFGSERWKSASHTEVKQDNINKTVRPDRQHKEGERGRVEGLTRNKDGEKEQLPKGRRDEKCARADQSGREDEKREREERECHKDKQKKRQDHIRKGEMEKQIEMEKLRENEREELEKLYDYIEKLREEIRLLELEKNMEKLREEIRLLELEKNMEKLRGDVRLLELEKNMEKLRGDVRLLEVKMVKGKKHMIKGKESGYKRGLSSMDEEKRPRDKRQESAKGKEMETQGRTETSLDKQKSSADITEFELVVKVSRNMLRKERDDKNADIKDSEEEQNSDKIKHLYGKSVSEGKEDCEVEEEDEDETEKVGRKEKTRGSECAKSAEDKDRSTATGKESGGHGDTNFNNEVKRNTVKEPENDILEEGMERGRRKMTKKTEVESCDLWNLDLKDDLNKDAGTQWKGQIIEQDSDGSWCMDSDEENTRVTERDQEKDQDSDTDSLWDTDSYEMDSNGQAGEQKQIAFDSDSSWDSETKDGFQGVFRTVAVSMISILHNTSQQRP, encoded by the exons ATGACCCTCCTCAAGCAAGAGGAGTGGCGACACTACCTGGACTGCCTGGTCGATGCACAGCtccgagagatggagaggagactCCAGCATCGTGTGGCCATGGTGCTGAGCCACACCCAGCAGTTAGAGACAGAGTGGATTTACAGGGAGGCTTCCCAGCACCAGACGTCTGACCCTCTTCCACTGATGGATCAACAAGATAAAAGGGCTGTAATGAAGAGAATGAGGAAG ACCAGAGGGGAGCAGCCAAGCAGTCAGAGTGCCAAGAAGAGCCACTCAGgccaagagaaacagagaggtagAGGACGGGAGAGAAAACACAGGACACTCCCAGACGGGAAGGAACAGGGCACAAGTCAGgacaag GCATTCTGTGGGAGCAAGAAGGAACACAGTGAGAGTGATTGGAAGAGGTGGTTGAGACAGCGTCTGTTTGGAAGTGAACGTTGGAAGTCAGCGTCACACACGGAAGTGAAGCAGGATAACATCAACAAAACAGTCAGACCCGACAGACAAcacaaagagggagaaagagggagagtggaggggTTAACTAGAaacaaagatggagagaaagagcagcTACCTAAGGGACGTAGAGATGAAAAGTGTGCCAGAGCTGACCAGTCCGgcagagaggatgagaagagagagagagaggagcgagagTGTCACAAGgataaacaaaagaaaagacagGATCATATTAGGaaaggagagatggaaaaaCAAATAGAAATGGAGAAGCTAAGGGAAAATGAGCGAGAGGAGTTAGAGAAACTATATGACTATATAGAGAAGCTGAGAGAAGAGATTAGACTGTTGGAATTAGAGAAAAATATGGAGAAACTGAGAGAAGAGATTAGACTGTTGGAATTAGAGAAAAATATGGAGAAACTGAGAGGCGACGTTAGACTGTTGGAATTAGAGAAAAATATGGAGAAACTGAGAGGGGACGTTAGACTGTTGGAGGTAAAGATGGTGAAAGGAAAGAAGCACATGATTAAGGGAAAGGAGTCTGGATACAAGAGAGGACTCAGTAGCATGGATGAGGAAAAGAGGCCAAGAGACAAAAGACAAGAGAGTGCTAAAGGAAAGGAGATGGAGACACAGGGACGGACTGAAACAAGCCTGGATAAACAGAAGAGTTCGGCGGACATTACAGAATTTGAGTTAGTAGTGAAAGTGAGTAGAAACATGTTGAGAAAGGAGCGAGATGACAAGAATGCAGATATTAAGGACTCTGAGGAAGAGCAGAACAGtgacaaaataaaacatctATACGGAAAGAGTGTCAGTGAGGGAAAGGAGGACTGTGAggtagaggaggaagatgaagatgagaCAGAGAAGGTGGGGAGGAAAGAGAAAACACGTGGCTCAGAATGTGCCAAGAGTGCAGAAGACAAGGACAGAAGCACAGCTACAGGGAAGGAGAGTGGTGGACACGGAGACACAAACTTTAACAATGAGGTGAAAAGAAACACAGTAAAAGAGCCAGAGAATGATATTTTAGAAGAagggatggaaagagggaggaggaaaatGACAAAGAAGACAGAAGTGGAGAGTTGTGACCTGTGGAATTTAGACTTGAAGGATGATTTGAACAAGGATGCAGGGACACAGTGGAAAGGACAGATCATAGAGCAGGACAGTGATGGTTCATGGTGTATGGACTCTGATGAGGAGAACActagagtgacagagagagatcaagaAAAGGATCAAGACAGTGACACTGACAGTCTGTGGGACACTGATTCTTATGAGATGGACAGCAATGGTCAGGCAGGGGAACAGAAACAAATTGCTTTTGACAGTGACAGCTCATGGGATTCAGAAACTAAAGACGGATTTCAAGGAGTTTTCAGAACCGTGGCTGTCTCCATGATCTCCATACTTCACAATACATCTCAACAAAGGCCATGa